Proteins from a genomic interval of Ndongobacter massiliensis:
- the pfkA gene encoding 6-phosphofructokinase, giving the protein MKTIGMLTSGGDAPGMNAAIRAVARAAFARGMRVKGIRFGYDGLMAGDIYEMNVSSVADIIQKGGTILGSARSTEFCTPQGQKKAVQILQDFGVEGLVVLGGDGSFQGANALHRLGIKTIGIPCTIDNDMGYTDYTIGFHTAVETVIESIGKLRDTSSSHSRANIIEVMGRNCGDIALYAGIAGGAESIIVPEHEFSMDRIVDKIRRGRKRGKRHHIIVVAEGVGNPYAIRERIEEETGVETKITILGHVQRGGAPSFTDAKLGCQMGHKAVTLLQSGTSSVAIGVRGKKIFTMPITEAIAVPHVLDEELYEMADELSS; this is encoded by the coding sequence ATGAAAACCATAGGGATGTTGACATCAGGAGGGGATGCTCCGGGTATGAATGCGGCGATACGGGCGGTTGCCCGCGCCGCTTTTGCGCGGGGAATGCGCGTAAAAGGCATTCGCTTCGGCTATGACGGGCTGATGGCGGGCGACATTTACGAAATGAATGTCTCCAGTGTTGCCGATATTATTCAAAAGGGCGGTACCATTTTGGGATCGGCGCGGAGCACCGAATTTTGCACGCCACAAGGGCAGAAGAAGGCCGTACAGATTTTACAGGACTTCGGTGTGGAAGGGCTGGTCGTGCTCGGTGGCGACGGCTCGTTCCAGGGAGCGAACGCCCTGCATCGTCTCGGCATTAAAACCATCGGAATTCCCTGCACCATTGACAACGATATGGGTTATACCGACTACACGATCGGTTTTCATACGGCGGTGGAAACCGTCATCGAATCCATTGGAAAACTGCGCGACACATCCAGTTCCCACAGTCGCGCGAATATCATCGAGGTCATGGGGCGCAATTGTGGAGATATCGCGCTCTATGCGGGCATTGCGGGCGGCGCGGAGAGCATCATCGTGCCGGAACATGAATTTTCCATGGATCGCATTGTGGATAAAATTCGACGCGGACGCAAGCGCGGCAAGCGGCACCACATCATTGTCGTTGCCGAAGGCGTCGGAAACCCGTACGCCATTCGCGAGCGCATTGAAGAAGAAACCGGTGTGGAGACAAAAATTACCATCTTAGGGCATGTCCAGCGCGGCGGTGCGCCAAGTTTTACGGATGCAAAATTGGGTTGCCAGATGGGCCACAAGGCGGTGACCCTTTTGCAGAGCGGTACCAGTTCCGTTGCCATAGGCGTGCGGGGAAAAAAGATCTTTACCATGCCTATAACCGAAGCCATTGCCGTTCCGCATGTATTGGATGAGGAACTGTATGAGATGGCGGATGAATTGTCCAGCTGA
- the pyk gene encoding pyruvate kinase — MKKTKIVCTIGPASESEEILTKLVQEGMNVARLNFSHGTHEEHKKKIETLRRVREKLGVPLAIALDTKGPEIRLGTFVEGPIQIRRGDKLTLTTRDVPGTKDIVHISYAGLPQDVVAGTRILIDDGLVEFVVERVENGTDIVCEAQNFGEISDRKGVNVPSTNIKLPAITESDLSDILFGIDMGVDFIFASFIRTAEDVLHIRKILEENGGSDIHIYAKIESAQGVANLDSILEAVDGLMVARGDLGVEIPTQEVPLVQKEIIRKSNLAGKPVITATQMLDSMTRNPRPTRAEVNDVANAILDGSDAIMLSGETAAGKYPVQAVRQMNTIARTTEASVDFRKSVANRETWMERETSSAIALSTCRIAAALETKAIVTATASGYTSRQISKFRPAATIIAATPREDVARKLSICWGVCPVLSVDSEHTDELIERSIYAAMQTGYVSEGDQIVLTAGIPVGQGQSTNMIKVHTIGDILLVGTGLGRRSVAGKVCIGSTAEELKPIFEDGDILVAAYTDADLVGYIDRASGLIVEEGGLTSHAAVVALHYNKPAIIGAEKATQVLKQGDLVTIDAISGLVYAGKAQVI; from the coding sequence ATGAAAAAGACGAAAATTGTTTGTACGATCGGTCCGGCTTCCGAAAGTGAGGAGATTCTGACGAAGCTGGTCCAGGAAGGCATGAATGTCGCGCGGCTGAATTTTTCGCACGGCACGCATGAAGAGCACAAAAAGAAGATCGAAACGCTGCGTCGCGTGCGTGAAAAGTTGGGCGTCCCGCTGGCGATTGCACTCGACACCAAGGGACCGGAGATTCGCCTCGGAACCTTTGTAGAGGGTCCGATTCAGATTCGCCGCGGCGACAAGCTCACGCTGACGACGCGCGACGTCCCGGGAACTAAGGATATTGTGCACATATCCTATGCCGGTCTGCCGCAGGATGTGGTGGCGGGCACGCGCATTCTGATCGACGACGGGCTGGTCGAGTTTGTCGTGGAGCGCGTCGAAAACGGGACGGATATTGTCTGCGAGGCGCAGAATTTCGGAGAAATTTCGGATCGCAAGGGCGTAAATGTGCCCTCGACGAATATCAAATTGCCGGCAATTACGGAGAGCGATCTTTCGGACATTTTGTTCGGTATCGATATGGGCGTCGATTTTATCTTTGCCTCTTTTATCCGCACGGCGGAAGATGTGTTACATATCCGAAAAATCTTAGAGGAAAATGGCGGATCGGACATCCACATCTACGCAAAAATCGAATCTGCCCAAGGGGTGGCGAATCTGGATTCCATCCTGGAAGCGGTGGACGGATTGATGGTGGCGCGCGGCGATTTGGGCGTGGAGATTCCGACGCAGGAAGTGCCGCTCGTACAAAAAGAAATCATACGCAAGTCGAATTTGGCGGGCAAACCGGTCATCACGGCGACACAGATGCTGGATTCGATGACGCGTAATCCGCGACCGACGCGCGCGGAAGTCAATGACGTTGCCAATGCCATTTTGGACGGCTCCGACGCCATTATGCTGTCGGGCGAAACGGCCGCCGGCAAATACCCGGTGCAGGCGGTGCGCCAGATGAACACGATTGCACGCACGACCGAAGCATCCGTCGATTTCCGCAAATCCGTTGCCAACCGGGAAACGTGGATGGAGCGAGAGACTTCCAGCGCCATTGCACTGTCCACCTGCCGCATAGCGGCGGCATTGGAAACCAAAGCCATTGTGACGGCGACGGCTTCCGGGTATACGTCTCGTCAGATTTCAAAGTTTCGTCCCGCTGCGACGATTATTGCGGCCACGCCGCGCGAAGATGTGGCGCGCAAGCTGTCCATCTGCTGGGGCGTCTGCCCGGTCCTTTCTGTGGACTCCGAGCATACGGATGAACTGATCGAGCGTTCCATCTATGCGGCGATGCAAACGGGTTATGTCTCGGAAGGCGATCAGATTGTATTAACCGCCGGCATTCCCGTCGGGCAGGGGCAGAGCACGAATATGATCAAGGTGCACACCATCGGCGACATTTTGTTGGTCGGCACCGGATTGGGCCGCCGTAGCGTTGCGGGAAAAGTCTGTATCGGCAGCACCGCGGAGGAGCTCAAACCGATTTTTGAGGACGGTGACATTCTCGTTGCCGCCTACACCGATGCGGATTTGGTGGGCTACATCGACCGTGCCTCCGGCCTCATCGTCGAGGAAGGCGGTCTGACCTCGCATGCTGCTGTGGTAGCGTTGCACTACAACAAACCGGCAATTATTGGGGCGGAAAAAGCGACGCAGGTGTTGAAACAAGGCGATCTCGTCACCATTGATGCGATTTCAGGCTTGGTTTACGCGGGGAAGGCGCAAGTGATTTGA
- a CDS encoding HIRAN domain-containing protein: MQENQKNELNEMLRYEPSRYLDDFHLAGFAYYDGLEIIDELKLGREVRLVKELGNPYDEKAVAIYYGDKKLGYIPASHNSMISTLLYYGHGDIFEAKIQMLNTENHPERQLRVVVKVRDNRDRG; the protein is encoded by the coding sequence ATGCAGGAAAATCAAAAAAACGAACTCAATGAGATGCTGCGCTATGAACCGTCGCGCTATCTGGACGATTTCCATCTCGCCGGGTTTGCGTATTATGACGGATTAGAAATAATTGACGAGTTGAAATTGGGACGGGAAGTGCGGCTGGTGAAGGAATTGGGGAATCCCTATGATGAAAAAGCGGTTGCCATTTACTACGGCGATAAAAAGCTCGGCTATATTCCCGCGAGCCACAATTCGATGATTTCCACGCTCCTGTACTACGGACATGGCGATATCTTTGAGGCGAAAATTCAAATGCTCAACACGGAAAATCATCCGGAACGACAATTGCGCGTCGTGGTGAAGGTGCGCGACAATCGCGATCGGGGATGA
- a CDS encoding PucR family transcriptional regulator: MFTVCDLLELKLMENATLLTPDLDLSKFEIKYISVIEPPVEDFIHAGDVVLSTALNCNDAQSFHDFFMDVYRSEPAALLLSFQDKERSIPQFLLDYANTHGMPVILLPWKLHFSTIIKLVTDRLQEEKKKEAEKYAELQHGLLQLFFKEKPLEKAISFIAEYLHEDLIILNRDKQEIFSIETYKYSPFQEYTIRVDGYVYGYLRIASAKDPAALEYLFESYLNIPLSLWFNKEKVINLTALRIKNDYVAKLADTTGSNLTSLLQQGVTLGFRLNRPFLCVLFKILNQSVANKPTDQLLEAHNLLDIENLLLKLTKSKKIEPLLGIKEDAFLLYVPVDFVRLNHLLDFLEAEIKKIYPKYAIFWGIGEPTPQKNDFAAQYKKAKMALEFGLHVKRTRSSYKESRISNLLFQNNSLAEIQQQAESFLSPIRDNLRFNEEGMNLIQTLQVYIQSNYNRSLTARRLHIHRQSLQYRLEKVESLIECSLENHDDLFLLEYYLRILYL; this comes from the coding sequence ATGTTTACTGTCTGCGATTTATTAGAATTAAAATTGATGGAAAATGCAACGCTTCTGACCCCCGATCTTGATCTCTCTAAATTTGAGATCAAATACATTTCCGTTATTGAACCCCCTGTGGAAGACTTTATTCACGCGGGTGATGTTGTTCTCTCCACGGCCTTGAATTGTAACGATGCACAAAGTTTTCACGACTTTTTCATGGATGTCTATCGTTCCGAACCTGCTGCACTTCTTCTTTCATTTCAAGACAAAGAACGCAGCATCCCCCAGTTCCTACTGGATTATGCCAATACGCATGGCATGCCCGTGATTTTACTTCCCTGGAAATTACATTTTTCAACGATAATTAAGCTTGTAACGGATCGTCTCCAAGAAGAAAAGAAAAAAGAGGCTGAAAAATATGCAGAATTACAGCATGGACTCTTACAACTCTTTTTCAAAGAAAAACCATTGGAAAAAGCAATCTCTTTTATTGCAGAATATCTTCACGAAGACCTCATCATTCTAAATCGAGACAAACAGGAAATTTTCAGTATAGAAACCTATAAATATTCTCCTTTTCAGGAATATACGATTCGTGTGGACGGCTACGTCTACGGCTATTTACGCATCGCTTCGGCAAAAGATCCCGCCGCACTTGAATATCTCTTTGAAAGTTACCTCAATATTCCCCTTTCATTATGGTTTAATAAAGAAAAAGTCATTAATCTTACTGCTCTGCGCATCAAAAATGATTATGTTGCAAAATTAGCCGACACCACGGGAAGCAACTTGACTTCCCTTTTACAGCAAGGCGTTACGCTCGGCTTCCGTTTGAACCGTCCGTTCCTTTGTGTTTTGTTCAAAATTCTCAATCAATCAGTGGCGAATAAGCCAACCGATCAACTTTTAGAGGCGCATAATCTTTTGGATATTGAAAATTTACTTTTGAAGCTGACAAAGTCGAAAAAAATTGAACCTCTTTTAGGGATAAAAGAAGACGCTTTTCTTCTCTATGTGCCGGTTGATTTTGTCCGGCTCAATCATTTATTGGACTTTCTGGAAGCCGAAATAAAGAAAATCTACCCAAAATATGCAATCTTTTGGGGCATTGGCGAGCCGACGCCCCAAAAAAACGACTTTGCCGCTCAGTACAAAAAAGCAAAAATGGCACTGGAATTTGGTCTCCATGTAAAACGGACACGATCTAGTTATAAAGAAAGTCGTATTTCCAATCTTTTGTTTCAAAACAACTCTTTAGCGGAAATACAACAGCAAGCGGAAAGCTTTCTATCACCCATTCGTGATAATCTCCGTTTTAATGAAGAAGGAATGAATTTGATTCAAACTTTACAAGTGTATATTCAATCAAACTATAATCGCAGCCTCACCGCACGCAGACTGCACATCCACCGGCAATCCTTACAATATCGCTTAGAGAAAGTAGAGTCCTTGATTGAGTGTTCCTTGGAAAATCACGATGACCTGTTTTTATTGGAATACTACCTGCGAATTCTTTATCTTTAG